Part of the Paeniglutamicibacter sulfureus genome, GAGCATCGTTGAGCGCGTATTCGGTCGACGGATAGTGCCAGATGAGAGTGATGCGGGGTTTGAGATTCACGCCGGCGATGCCAATCTCTGCCGTGCAGCTGTCGATGATCGGCGCCGGCACCACTAGCGCTGAGAAGTCGGCCGACGAGTGTTCGGCATTCTTCCAAGCAGCCGTCGTTGCCGCTGGCGAGACCGATGAAAGCAGGAGTCCGGCACACATAACGATGGCTGCACAAAGGCGCAGGCGGTTTGGGCGTTGGCGCCGTGCATTTCGGTTCAGGGACACAGCAGGATTCACCGACTCCGCCTTCGTCGCGCTCTAGCCACTCCGGCCAGCGCGAGGCCTAGAGCGACGGACCCGAAGGCGGCGAACAGCGGCAGGAGTGGATTGCTTCCGGTCGCGGCAAGGGGGCCGACCGGCCCGGGTGAGACCGCGATTTCATCGCCCGAACCGGAGGCATGCACCTCCAATTGAACGGATCCTCCGGCTGCGGGGACGGGGTCCTCGGGCAGCCAGAGATCAAAGAGCAGCCATCGCTCCTCGGCCACTGGCATGGATATCAGCCTGCGAATCGTTCCGTCGACGGCAACAGGACCCGGGACCAGTAGCTGGTACGTTTCACCGGCGCAGGTTCCCTCCACCCATCGCCGGTCACAGGACCGAATGGTGGAATGCAGCCTTAGACCGGGGTTCCCGTTGCCTACAAGTTCGACCCGGACTTCGCCGGGCTCCGACTCCGCAGCGGTAACGCCCACCTGCCATTGCACGGGTTCACCGGGAGCGAGTTGAGACATTGCTTCGCGGTTGCCGATGCTTGTCAATGTCAGGTGGTCGCTCGTTATGACCTCCTCTGCCACTGCCTGGACAGGGCTCCCCAACGCGAGACCAAGAGCCAATGGTGTGACGAGCATTCCCAGCCCGGACTGAGATCCGCTGCTTGATTGCTCCGGCAGGGGCAGTGGGTCTTCCTGCTCATCGGAGTCTTGGCTCGGCAGATCCCGCGGCCAGAACGCCCAAGTGACCAACCCAGATGCGCCCAGAGTGAGAACCGCCATCACCCATGGATTCGAAAGCCAGACGATGCCGTATGCCAGATTGGGTGCGGAGGCGAGAACAATCCGAACGGTGTCCACGGTGTATGGGAACGGATCCTCGGCCTCATTAG contains:
- a CDS encoding signal peptidase I, encoding MDRRMRGAGKILGDAVLSLAAFGGFVCVLLVIAAFAFNVSLIMFKTGSMSPTIPAGSLSLVQEIPATEIKVGDVVTVDRPAALPITHRVTSVADGPSHAERIITMKGDANEAEDPFPYTVDTVRIVLASAPNLAYGIVWLSNPWVMAVLTLGASGLVTWAFWPRDLPSQDSDEQEDPLPLPEQSSSGSQSGLGMLVTPLALGLALGSPVQAVAEEVITSDHLTLTSIGNREAMSQLAPGEPVQWQVGVTAAESEPGEVRVELVGNGNPGLRLHSTIRSCDRRWVEGTCAGETYQLLVPGPVAVDGTIRRLISMPVAEERWLLFDLWLPEDPVPAAGGSVQLEVHASGSGDEIAVSPGPVGPLAATGSNPLLPLFAAFGSVALGLALAGVARARRRRSR